The proteins below are encoded in one region of Serratia symbiotica:
- a CDS encoding DNA cytosine methyltransferase has product MTAYYNEIDPFAAQWLRNLIDAGHIAPGVVDTRSIEEVTANDLKGFTQCHFFAGIGVWSYALRRAGWPDDRPVWTGSCPCQPFSACGKRQGKDDERHLFPTWFRLISECRPDVIFGEQVASKDGLGWLDDVRDHLERSGYAFAGFDLCAAGFGAPHIRQRLFWVADAEREQCQKRLSGSPEGHSENAGGAAIEPTGLCLSGGLENSDSNGREGRICGREDAQRKTINGSVGCDSTISGLAHSNNPRQQSGCGDGGRGKPSIEGNNSGRCGTAGLSNATNGFWRHADWLFCHDGKWRPVKPGLKPLVNGLAGRVGQLRAYGNAIVAPVAEAFIASYLDSVQ; this is encoded by the coding sequence GTGACGGCTTACTACAACGAGATCGATCCCTTTGCGGCCCAATGGCTGCGTAATTTGATTGACGCCGGGCACATCGCGCCGGGCGTTGTTGATACCCGTTCTATTGAGGAAGTAACCGCAAATGACCTTAAAGGATTCACGCAATGCCACTTCTTTGCCGGGATTGGTGTCTGGTCTTACGCTCTGCGCCGTGCCGGATGGCCCGATGATCGCCCCGTCTGGACAGGTTCATGCCCCTGCCAGCCTTTCAGCGCCTGCGGAAAGCGGCAGGGAAAAGACGATGAGCGCCATCTCTTCCCCACATGGTTTCGTCTTATATCGGAGTGCCGCCCTGACGTTATCTTTGGCGAACAGGTTGCGAGCAAAGACGGCCTCGGCTGGCTCGACGATGTACGCGATCACTTGGAAAGATCGGGGTATGCCTTCGCAGGCTTCGATCTCTGCGCTGCGGGCTTCGGTGCGCCGCACATCCGGCAACGCCTCTTCTGGGTGGCCGACGCCGAACGCGAGCAATGTCAAAAACGCTTATCAGGATCCCCAGAAGGTCATAGCGAGAATGCTGGCGGGGCGGCAATCGAACCTACAGGACTTTGCCTGTCTGGCGGGCTGGAAAACTCCGACAGCAACGGACGGGAAGGGCGGATATGTGGGCGGGAGGATGCGCAACGGAAAACTATCAACGGATCGGTTGGATGTGACAGCACAATTAGCGGGTTGGCCCACTCCAACAACCCTAGACAACAATCAGGTTGCGGGGATGGGGGCCGCGGCAAACCATCCATCGAGGGGAACAACTCTGGGCGGTGCGGCACGGCTGGCCTCTCCAATGCGACTAACGGTTTCTGGCGACATGCTGACTGGCTCTTTTGCCATGATGGAAAGTGGAGGCCAGTTAAACCCGGACTTAAGCCGCTGGTTAATGGGCTTGCCGGACGCGTGGGCCAGTTGCGCGCCTACGGTAATGCCATCGTTGCGCCGGTCGCCGAAGCGTTCATAGCCTCATATCTGGACAGTGTGCAATGA
- a CDS encoding DNA adenine methylase, with protein MIRSLLKWPGGKSRVMPELLPHLPKAGCLVEPFVGGASVFLNTDYRRYILADINPDLIRLYREVKSNPELVIDLARPLFATGNSKEEYLQNRRIFNGTKGLLDVARVALFLYLNRHGYNGVVRYNQNGGYNVPFGQHKTAPYFPEAEIRQFAEKANDTKAIFLCSSFQNTLKMMVGTDEAIYCDPPYLPASETANFTQYHTEPFTEKHHRQLAAELLEVNRKYGASVVISNSDTETTREIYHRFRLHEIDVQRSVSTDASNRQKAKEVIATLGIVEGCQVGGCGNSERCGQCTEEA; from the coding sequence ATGATTCGATCACTACTCAAATGGCCCGGTGGCAAAAGCCGCGTGATGCCTGAATTACTGCCGCATTTACCAAAGGCTGGTTGCCTCGTTGAGCCTTTTGTTGGCGGCGCTTCCGTGTTCCTCAATACCGATTATCGCCGCTATATCCTTGCGGATATCAACCCAGACCTGATCCGCCTTTATCGTGAGGTCAAAAGCAACCCTGAGCTGGTTATTGATCTTGCGCGCCCGCTCTTTGCGACCGGCAATTCCAAAGAGGAATACTTACAGAACCGCCGCATTTTCAACGGCACAAAAGGTCTGCTGGATGTGGCTCGCGTGGCTCTGTTTCTCTACCTCAACCGCCACGGCTACAATGGTGTGGTACGTTACAACCAGAACGGCGGTTATAACGTGCCGTTTGGCCAGCACAAAACCGCGCCTTACTTCCCGGAAGCGGAGATCCGCCAGTTTGCTGAGAAGGCCAACGACACCAAAGCTATTTTTCTGTGCAGCTCGTTTCAAAATACCCTCAAAATGATGGTTGGAACGGATGAAGCGATCTACTGCGATCCGCCGTACCTGCCAGCCAGCGAAACCGCCAATTTCACCCAATACCACACCGAGCCATTCACCGAGAAGCACCACCGCCAGTTAGCGGCTGAGCTGCTGGAAGTGAACCGCAAATATGGCGCATCGGTTGTCATTTCCAACAGTGATACCGAAACCACCCGTGAGATTTACCACCGCTTCCGCCTGCATGAAATCGACGTGCAGCGCTCCGTAAGCACTGACGCCAGCAACCGCCAGAAGGCCAAAGAGGTGATCGCTACGCTGGGCATCGTTGAGGGATGCCAAGTAGGTGGTTGCGGGAACAGTGAGAGGTGCGGGCAGTGTACTGAGGAGGCATGA